GTAGTAATATTGGAAGATATATGGAATGCGTTATAGGCGTATTATGTGCCCGAACCAATGTATTACACTGGTTTTCTGATGGTTATTTAGCCTGGAGCGTTATGTTGGATTGGGGTGGTGTTGCGTATATTTGGGAGTTAGGGGCAATATCACAGACACGAAAGTATGGACTGGAAAGAATTCATAACAAGACTGGACTTAACTGACAAAACCTCAAGTTTTGATTTTAAGTTGCCCGCATCGGACGACTTACTTGGAGACCTGCAAACACAATTTGGACTTCAGGAACTTCCTAGAGAACTTGAAGAATTATATAGACAAACAAATGGAGTTGACGAATTGCTAGGCGGACAAAAGATTGGTGAACTCATTTGGACAATAAGCAGAGTAATTGAGACAAACAAAGAGTACAGGAGCTATTCTGACTTTAAAGAACTTTACATGTCTTTTGACCAGCTTTTTTTTTTTCAGACGCAGGCAATGGAGACTTATTCGGTTTTGTAACTCTTAATGGAAAGTTTGACCGTTACGACATTTTTGTATGGAATCATGAAACGGATAGCAGGTCTTGGGTAGCACCAGACCTGACAACATTCATAAAATGGTGGACAAATGGAACAATCAAAGTTTGATAAAAATACAGCCGCTAACAAGGGGTTTGCAATAGCGGGGGGGCCGTGCTTCGCAGACACATTTGTGCAAGGCGGAAGTTCAGTTCTACTAATTAAGTTTAGTGTTAATTAAACCCGCCATTGCCCCCCAGAAACGTTAGCGGTAACCCTAAAAGACGACACGAAAAAAGAAAACAAACAGTAAAAGGGCAGACAAAATGCCAACCCTTCGCAAAATTAAAAGGGCGGCAAGCCGAAACACAAACCAACGCTTTTGAAGCACATTTAATTTTGCCCAACCGCACCCAAGCCACCACAAGTGAATAGTTATCAAAAGTGTTAATAAAGTTTTATAATAAAGCTTGGCTAAAAGATCTTTAGATGTATATTTGGACAATACTTGTCAAGGCACAATATGTCCAAGATAAATAACACATCGTTCGGAGAATACATTAAGCAATTAAGGGAAAACAAACATCTTCCTTTAAGAAAAATTGCTGCTGAACTTGACATTGACACTTCAACTCTGAGTAAAATTGAAAAAAATGAACGGAATGCAAGCGACCATATCATAGAACGACTTTCAGAGATATTTGAAATAGACAAAGGAGAATTGAAAGTTCGTTACTTAAGTGATAAAATCACATATCAACTTTTAGAGGAAGAGGATGGGATTGAAATCTTGAAAGTTGCCGAACAAAAAATAAAATACTATAAGAAAAATGATAAGCACTAAAACCATTCAATACAAGTTACCCAAAGAATCTTTAATGCTTGTCCAAGAACCACAGATTAGATTATTTGAGGACGAGTTTAAAATATCTTCCAAAAAAGAGTTTATCGGTATAGAATTCAATCATCGTGGTTATACCGTTAACGACAAAATTGATTTGATAATAGATAGTAAAATTCAAACTATTGGTTTCTTTTCAGGTGCTGGTGGCCTTGATATAGGTTCACAACTTGCAGGGGCGAAAGTGATTTCTAGTTTAGATTTTGACAGAGATAGCGTGGCAACAATGAAAGCAAATAAATATTTCGCCCACTCTACTCACTTTCACAAGGACATTAAAGAAATGTATTCCAAGGATTATAATAAAATTATAAAGGCAAATAATCCTGAAAAACTAATCCTTGTTGGAGGTCCCCCTTGTCAACCATTTTCAAAGGCCGGTTATTGGGTGACACATAAAAATAGACTTGGAAGTGAAGACCCAAGAAATATGATAGGACAATACTTAAGAATAGTTGAAGAACTTCAGCCTGACGGATTCTTGCTTGAAAATGTAGAAAGTCTTTTGCATCCCAAAAACGCACAAGCAGTAACAGATTTAAAAGAAGCAATTGATAAACTAGGGTATAAATTTATTGTTTATCGTGCTGACGCTTTAGATTTTGGTGTGCCGCAAAAAAGAAAAAGAGTTTTCTTTATTGCTTCAAGAAAAGGCATTGTGGGAGAACCAATAAAAACTCACGGTGATGAATTAGAAATATTAGTAAATAAAAAATTGTTACCGCACGAAAGAGTTATTGATTGGATTGGGAAATTTGATTCAGATAAATACTTTGAAGCTGAAGAATTAACCAAAGGAAAAACTTACGATGAAGAATTAAAGCAAATACCACCTGGTCAAAATTATTTTGCTCTAACCGAAAGAAGCGGACATCCAAACCCAAAATTTGAAGCAAATAAGCGATTTTGGAATTTCCTATTAAAACTCCATCCAAATCAACCATCTTGGACTATTGCTGCTCAACCCGGTCCTTGGGTTGGTCCATTTCATTGGAATAATAGAAGATTAAGAGTTCCCGAAAGTGCTGCTATCCAAACATTCCCTGAAGACTACCATTTTGTAGGGACTAGGCGTTCAATACAAAAACAAATTGGCAACGCTGTTCCATCCCTATTAGGTAAAGCAATTGTTAAACATTTAATTTCTAATATTTAATGAAGCCAAAAATTGTAAGTATATTTTCGGGAGTTGGTGGTATTGATTTCGGATTTGAAAAAGCAGGATTTGAAACAGTTTTTGCATCTGATATTTGGGATAAAGCTTGTGAATCATTAAAAGCCAACTTCCCAAATTCAGAGATTGTTTGTGACACAATTGAGAATGTTGATTTTAAAAAAATTAAAATGAAACATAAAATCATTGATGGTTTAGTGGGAGGTCCTCCTTGTCCTCCTTTCTCTAAATCTCGATTTTATCGTAAAGAAAAAGAAAGAGGTATTGATGATGAAGATGGTTTTATGACAGTTTCAAATTACTTTAGAGCAGTCGAAGAATTAAATCCAAAGTTTTTCTTTTTTGAAAATGTCCACGGATTTGTTTTTAAACCACATCAGACAGCTTTGGAATTGGTCGAAAAAGAAAGTGAAAGACTAGGGTATAAAATATTTCACAATGTTCTTAATGCTGCTGACTTCGGTGTCCCACAAACAAGACAACGTTTTATTTGCATTGGTGTAAAGAAAACGATGAAGGATTTCAAATTTCCTAAGCAAACGCATTCTGACCCAGCAAAACCAACAAAAGGAACAAAACCGTGGGTGACTTGTGGCGATATCTTAAATGATATAGATTTTGACTCTCCAGAGGACAGTAAAATGTTAGCAGGTTCAAAACATAAGGACCTATTAAAATTAGTTCCACCAGGAGACAATTATTTATTTTTCACAAAAGAGAGAAACCATCCAAAACCCATTTTCAAATGGCGTTCAAGATATTGGTCTTTCTTATTAAAACTATCACCCGAAAGACCTTCTTGGACGATTCAAGCCAGTCACTCGAATAATATGGGTCCATTTCATTGGAAAAATAGATTTTTGAGAATTGAAGAAATAAAAAGAATTCAATCATTTGAAGATAAACATATATTCTTAGGCTCATATAAAGAGCAATGGAGACAGATTGGTAATGCTGTCCCACCTTTATTAGCTTATAGAATTGCGAATGAAATTAAAAAACAATATTTTAAATAATGAGCGTAAGAAACACCATAATCTTAAATCATTCAGACTTAAAGTATTTGCTGATTGATAGTTTGCGTTTGTATTCAGATAATGTAGTATTCATTGATGGAAACAATCCATACCGCTTTTCAATTAACAAAAAGACATTTTATGTCTTAATCAAGAATGTTCACGAATCTGGTGACGGTAGAGGCAATCAAGATGAGTGTAGAATTCAAGTTGCGAAAACAGGCAATTTTAATGATGCCCTGAATTCAAGAATAGATGTAATTGTCCTTGGTTATTTTGCAGATGAAAAAGTTTTCACAGCTTGGAATCCATATTTAATGAGGGACCGATTTAATCAGAAACAGACAATCTCTTTATATTCAAGATTTTCCGTTCAAATACATGCAGCTAAAAATAAAATAGCCACATATCGGGATACTAACGGACAATCAGTAATCAGTTTTTTACCAGACTATCTTGGACTCTATTTGGAGAACTTATCAAACATCCATTTGCTACCAGACGATGAATTATTAGCACTCGTGAATGAATCAGACTCTTTGAATTCAAATAATCAAGACGGCTTTGCAGACTTTCCTGAGGGACATTTAACAATTACACATACAAGGTATAAACGCGACCCAAGATTTAAATCTATAGTTTACGCTGCTTACGACAACCGTTGTGCTATGTGCGGAATTCAGTTGGAATTAATTGAAGCTGCTCATATTGTTCCACATTCACACGAAAGAGGAACTGACGACATTGGTAATGGTATTAGCCTATGTGCATTACATCACACAGCTTATGACCGTTCCTTGATATATTTTGATAACGAATTTAATATTTTGATAAACAATAGTAAAATGGAATACTTAGAGAAAGTTGGGCTTGATTCAGGTTTTCGGAAGTTTCAATCACTTGCCTTCGACAAAATACAAATGCCGACAAATCACACATTAAGACCAAACATTGAAAATATAAACATAGCAAATCATATAAGAGGAATAGTTTAGCCAATGCATTTGGGGGCATATTTATATTTTTACTAACGCACAGACCAACGCTAAAATCCCCTGAAGCCTCCCCCAAAAAAACACCCCACCCAAACCAACTATTTCGCACAAAGCAAAGAAAAGCCCTGATTCCCCCCCCCAAAAAAAAATCACTCCTTCACAAACTTCACCACTACCCTATCCCCCGCCCCGCTCACAAAATTCATCGCATACACACCGGCCTCCAGCATGCCCACATTAATCTGCAGCAGCGCATCAGCCGCAGAAACAGCCTGTGTATGCACCATTCGCCCTGCCACATCGGTTACGGTAAGCAGGCCGTTTTGTGCGGTGGTAAACTGCACATTCAGCACATCGTGCGCGGGCGAGGGCCAGCAGTTGAATGCGGCGGTGTTTTGCCCGTGTACGGAGGCCAGCACATCCACCACAAAGCGGATATCGGTAAACGCGGCGGGCTGGCGGGTGTCGAACAAACGCACCACCACATCGCCAATGCCGCTGTTGCCGTAGGGATAAATGTGAATATAGACCAGATCACTGTCGCCGGGCAGGATGTTCCAGCTTGCACTGTCGTCGGGAATGGAGAAGCAGTAGTATTCTGTGCATACCGATGAGCGCCACCAGCCGGGAATGTTTTCCTGGGCACGCACCCAGCGCATGGGAAGTGTATCGGCTGTGGTGTTGTAAAATTTCACATAGCCCGACACAATGTCGGTGGCCTGGGCCGGGCCGCTGAAATAAACTACGGTATCGGCCACGGTAAAAGTTTGCGCGCGCAGGCCGGCGGCCAGAAGCAAAATTCCGAAGCAAAGCAGTAGTTTTTTCATACCCAAATATAGCTAAACCCGGCCAAACGCAAACAGAAAAGGCTGCCTGCCTGCGCTTTTCATGCACACACAAACAGCCTTGAAATGCCGGGCAAACTGCCGCCAACCAACCCCAAAGTTAAACGGCAGCCTGCTTGCGGCTGAAGATGCTGCGAATTACAGCACCTGAATGGTTTTGGCAGCCACTGCCGGAGCCGCCTCGCGCTTGGGCAGTTCGAGCAGGAGAATGCCGTTTTTGTAGGTGGCGTTTACTGCATCTTCGTTTACCTTGTCTTTGGGCAAACGGAAACTGCGGCTGAACGAACCGTAGCGATACTCGATGCGGGTGTAGTTTTTCTCCTTCTCGTTTGTTTCGGTTTTGTGTTCGGCCGACACGGTGAGCACGTTGTTTTCAATGTTCACCTTAAAATCGTCCTTCTCGAAACCGGGCGCGTTAAATGAAAGATGAATTGACTTTTCATCCTCACTCACATTTACCGCAGGCATGAACGAAGCCTGATCAGTTCCGAAAAATGAATCGTTAAGGACAGATGAAAAAGGCATGCCGAAGAAAACAGCGTTGCGGCGAACGGGAGCAAATTTTGTGTTATACATGGTTTTGTTGTTTTTAAGTTAGTCGTATTTTATTGCCGGATTATTTTAACCGACGCACACACTTATTCAATTTCAATACCATTTCGTAAAACACTGATTTTCAAAGACAAAATGTCATTTTTGATCTATTCAAGCTGACATAATTTCAGTTTTCTCATCATCAACCTGACATTCTTTCAGTATATCCATTTAAACAGTTTAAGAAAACTATTTACGTGCGCTTAACCCGGCTTTACACACGGGTAACTGCGTGGTAAGTATTTGCATGCACGATGGTGATGCAAGCATGATGTGATGTTTACGCGGAGCACACATTAACAAAGAATATTTGCAAAACCAAAAGCCGTGAGTAAAACATCCTACCGCACCATTGTGCTTTCCGATCTGCACTTAGGCACATCGGCCTCGAAAGCAAAAGAAGTTTGTCGTTTTCTGCGCCACCACAAATGCGAAACGCTTATTCTGAACGGCGATATTATTGACGGCTGGCAGCTGCGCAAATCGGGTGTGTGGAAGAAAAAACACACGCGCTTTTTCCGCATGGTGCTTAAGCGTGCGGGCAAAGGCACGGAAGTTATTTACGTACGCGGCAACCACGATGATTTTCTGGATGAAGTGCTGCCGTTCAGGCTGGGCAATTTTTCGATTGTACGCGATCATGTCTATGAGTCGAACGGCAAACGCTACTTTGTAGTGCACGGCGATATTTTTGATACCGTAACCACCAAGCTGAAATGGATTGCCAAGCTGGGCGATGTGGGCTACACGTTTTTGTTGTGGCTGAATAAACACTATAACCGCTGGCGCGAAAAGCGGGGTAAACCTTATTACTCACTTTCGCAGGTGGTGAAAGCAAAAGTAAAAGGTGCGGTTTCGTTTATTTCTGATTTTGAAGAGCAGCTGTGCGAAGTGGCGCGGATAAAAAATTGCGACGGGGTTATTTGCGGACACATTCACACCCCCGCCGATAAATACATCAAAAACATTCACTACCTCAACTCCGGCGACTGGGTGGAATCGCTTACCGCCCTTGTGGAGACGCATGAAGGCGAATGGAAACTCATCTACTACGCCGACTGGATACACACCCTTGCGCCAGAAAAGCCGCAAAGCAATCAGGCCGCGGCCGATTTTTCTCCACTTACACCTTTTACATCCTTGCAAACAGCATAACCCATGCGCGTATTCTTTATTATTCAGGGCGAGGGGCGCGGCCACCTTACGCAGGCATTGGCCATGCAGCAACTCCTGCACGAAAAAGGCATTGAAGTATGCGGCGCCGTAGTAGGCAGCAACAAAAACCGGCAAATCCCCGAATTTTTCAGCCGGCGCATGCAGCCTGTTACCGTAACGCTGCTGCCCAGTCCGAACTTTGTGAAATGGAAAAACCGCGGCATCAATCTTTCCGGCACTGCGTGGCAAACCATTACCCATTTGCGCCGCTACCGCCGCAGTGTAAAACTGCTCGATGCACTCATCCGCAGCACACAGCCCGATTTAATTATCAACTTCTACGAACCGCTTTCGGCATTGTGGAAATTCCGCTACCGCGGTAAAGTGCCTGTGGTGTCTGTTGCGCACCAGTACATGATGCTGCACAAACGCTTTGCACATCCGAAAGGGCATTGGCTCGACAGGCAAATACTGAACGG
The Bacteroidota bacterium genome window above contains:
- a CDS encoding helix-turn-helix transcriptional regulator, which gives rise to MSKINNTSFGEYIKQLRENKHLPLRKIAAELDIDTSTLSKIEKNERNASDHIIERLSEIFEIDKGELKVRYLSDKITYQLLEEEDGIEILKVAEQKIKYYKKNDKH
- a CDS encoding DNA cytosine methyltransferase; the encoded protein is MLVQEPQIRLFEDEFKISSKKEFIGIEFNHRGYTVNDKIDLIIDSKIQTIGFFSGAGGLDIGSQLAGAKVISSLDFDRDSVATMKANKYFAHSTHFHKDIKEMYSKDYNKIIKANNPEKLILVGGPPCQPFSKAGYWVTHKNRLGSEDPRNMIGQYLRIVEELQPDGFLLENVESLLHPKNAQAVTDLKEAIDKLGYKFIVYRADALDFGVPQKRKRVFFIASRKGIVGEPIKTHGDELEILVNKKLLPHERVIDWIGKFDSDKYFEAEELTKGKTYDEELKQIPPGQNYFALTERSGHPNPKFEANKRFWNFLLKLHPNQPSWTIAAQPGPWVGPFHWNNRRLRVPESAAIQTFPEDYHFVGTRRSIQKQIGNAVPSLLGKAIVKHLISNI
- a CDS encoding DNA cytosine methyltransferase is translated as MKPKIVSIFSGVGGIDFGFEKAGFETVFASDIWDKACESLKANFPNSEIVCDTIENVDFKKIKMKHKIIDGLVGGPPCPPFSKSRFYRKEKERGIDDEDGFMTVSNYFRAVEELNPKFFFFENVHGFVFKPHQTALELVEKESERLGYKIFHNVLNAADFGVPQTRQRFICIGVKKTMKDFKFPKQTHSDPAKPTKGTKPWVTCGDILNDIDFDSPEDSKMLAGSKHKDLLKLVPPGDNYLFFTKERNHPKPIFKWRSRYWSFLLKLSPERPSWTIQASHSNNMGPFHWKNRFLRIEEIKRIQSFEDKHIFLGSYKEQWRQIGNAVPPLLAYRIANEIKKQYFK
- a CDS encoding HNH endonuclease — translated: MSVRNTIILNHSDLKYLLIDSLRLYSDNVVFIDGNNPYRFSINKKTFYVLIKNVHESGDGRGNQDECRIQVAKTGNFNDALNSRIDVIVLGYFADEKVFTAWNPYLMRDRFNQKQTISLYSRFSVQIHAAKNKIATYRDTNGQSVISFLPDYLGLYLENLSNIHLLPDDELLALVNESDSLNSNNQDGFADFPEGHLTITHTRYKRDPRFKSIVYAAYDNRCAMCGIQLELIEAAHIVPHSHERGTDDIGNGISLCALHHTAYDRSLIYFDNEFNILINNSKMEYLEKVGLDSGFRKFQSLAFDKIQMPTNHTLRPNIENINIANHIRGIV
- a CDS encoding T9SS type A sorting domain-containing protein, with protein sequence MKKLLLCFGILLLAAGLRAQTFTVADTVVYFSGPAQATDIVSGYVKFYNTTADTLPMRWVRAQENIPGWWRSSVCTEYYCFSIPDDSASWNILPGDSDLVYIHIYPYGNSGIGDVVVRLFDTRQPAAFTDIRFVVDVLASVHGQNTAAFNCWPSPAHDVLNVQFTTAQNGLLTVTDVAGRMVHTQAVSAADALLQINVGMLEAGVYAMNFVSGAGDRVVVKFVKE
- a CDS encoding Hsp20/alpha crystallin family protein, with the translated sequence MYNTKFAPVRRNAVFFGMPFSSVLNDSFFGTDQASFMPAVNVSEDEKSIHLSFNAPGFEKDDFKVNIENNVLTVSAEHKTETNEKEKNYTRIEYRYGSFSRSFRLPKDKVNEDAVNATYKNGILLLELPKREAAPAVAAKTIQVL
- a CDS encoding UDP-2,3-diacylglucosamine diphosphatase, encoding MSKTSYRTIVLSDLHLGTSASKAKEVCRFLRHHKCETLILNGDIIDGWQLRKSGVWKKKHTRFFRMVLKRAGKGTEVIYVRGNHDDFLDEVLPFRLGNFSIVRDHVYESNGKRYFVVHGDIFDTVTTKLKWIAKLGDVGYTFLLWLNKHYNRWREKRGKPYYSLSQVVKAKVKGAVSFISDFEEQLCEVARIKNCDGVICGHIHTPADKYIKNIHYLNSGDWVESLTALVETHEGEWKLIYYADWIHTLAPEKPQSNQAAADFSPLTPFTSLQTA